The Ignavibacteriales bacterium sequence TTTCTAATGATGGAAAAATTACTAGATTAAAAGATGGCGGAATTATTCTCGGTTGTCTTCCAAACTATCCATATTCCGAAGGTGAAATTGAGTTCAAGAACGGCGATCTGTTATTCATCTTCACGGACGGAATTACTGAAGCAATGAATTTTCAAAAAGATGAATATGGCGAAGAAAAATTAATTGAAGAATTATCAATTATAAAAGATAATTCATGTGAAGAGATTGCTCAAAAGATTTTAACTAGTGTTAAATCTCACATCAAAGATGAACCACAATCTGATGATATGACATTACTGATTATAAAAAAAATTAGTCATTTATAATGGAGGCTTGTTATGAAAATAAATGTTGTTGAAAAATATACTGCGGCGGTCATCGAATTAAAAGGAGATATAACCGGCGCACCGCATAATGAGGAATTTAGCAACACTTTACGAAAACTAATTGCTGAAGAAAAGAAAAATATTGTTATTGATCTGGCAGAAACTAAATACATGAACAGCTCCGGTTTGGGAATGCTTATTGGCGGTTATACTACTGTGAAAAACTCCGGCGGCGACTTAAAACTTGCTAACGTTACTAAAAAAATAGAAAGTTTATTGGTGATTACTAAACTGAGTACAATATTCGAAAACTATGCAAGTGTTGATGAAGCTGTAAAAAGTTTTAGTTAAAAGTCATTGTAGATTTATATCGTTCTGATTCTTCCTTTTAATTAGGAGTGAAGATATGATCGGTAAAACAATTTCACACTACAAGATTTTAGAAAAACTCGGCGAAGGAGGGATGGGTGTTGTCTATAAAGCTCAGGACATTTCGCTTGATCGTATGGTGGCTCTTAAATTTTTAGCTCATCATCTTATTGCCAATGAATCCGATAAAGCGCGATTTATTCATGAAGCAAAAGCAGCTGCAATTCTAAACCATCCCAACATTTGCACAATTCACGGTATTGAAGAAGATGAAGGCGAAACATTTATTGTAATGGAATTTATTGATGGAAGAACACTTAAAGAAGTTATACCGACACTCACTTACAAGCAGTCACTCGATATCGCGATCCAAATTGCAAAAGGATTAAGCACAGCGCACGAACATGGAATAATCCATCGGGATATCAAACCGGAAAATATAATGGTGAGAAGAGATGGAATAGTTGTGATAATGGATTTTGGATTAGCAAAGCTTAGAGGTGCTTCAAAACTAACGCAGGCAGGATTAACAGCCGGAACTGCGGGATACATGGCGCCGGAACAAATATTAGGACATGAGTCCGATCACAAAGCAGATATATTTTCTCTTGGAGTAGTCCTTTATGAATTAATGTCCGGACAATTGCCATTCAAAGGAATGCACTCTTCAGCATTGATGTATGAAATAGTGAATGTGGAAGCTCCCTCTGTATCAACAATAAAACCGGAAATAAACACTGAACTCGATTTACTAATACAAGAATGTTTGGTTAAAGAGCCTAACGACAGAATTCAATCGGTAGCGGAAGTAAGAAGAAAGCTGGAGTCAATCTCCGCCTCTAGCAAAAAAACAAAAACAAAAACCGGTCATCAAAAAGTTATAACTTCAAGAAAGAGTGAAGAATCTAAAAGATATAAAGCTGATTATAACAAAATAAAACAAAGAGCAGTGATATTACTTGGACTATTTGGGTTTTTTACAATATGCACACTGATTTTGCTTTACCTTATCCTGTCACAGCCGGAACCGCTCGATCTATCAAAATATAAATACACACCATTGGCAACAGACCCTGAGCCCGAAGGTAGTCCTGCATGGTCTCGTGATGGGAAAAGTATTGCATATACAAAAGTTGTTAACGGATATTCACAAATATTTGTAAGGAATCTCTCTAAACCGATTCCTTATCAAATAACAAATCTTGATAAGAAAAGTGCTTCATCTCCATTTTGGTCCCCTAACGGAAATTTGATTTACTTTATTTCAACTGAAAAATTATACTCTGTAGGTCTTGCCGGAGGTGAGCCCAAAAAAATTATTGAATCAGTTTCTGCCGCAACTATTTCACCCGATTCCAAAACAATTGCTTACTGGAGTTGGGATGTGGTAAAAAGTAAAGATGCAAACAAACCCGATAAATATTCTGCATCTGTCTACATTACTCCCGCAAATGGAGGAGAACGCCGGAAATATATGCCTGCTCCATTTGAAGTTTCTGGAGGATATGTTCCAAAATATATTAACTTCTCGCCTGATGGAAAAAAAAATGGATTATCGACTTATAGTCAGGATGCTAAAGATGTTGGATTCTGGATTTTACCCTGGCCCGATGGAAATGATGTAAAACCATTTAAAATATTCCATAACAATAAAGATTTTACCCCTCAACCATTTTCATGGATGCCTGACTCGCGAAATTTAGTTTCTTCTTCATATAGAGGAAACGGTCTATTTATTGGAGATACTGAAACAAATGAAATAAAAAACATTACAAAAGAAATACCTGGAGGAAATTATTCTTGTGATGTTTCGCCGGATGGAAACCGGATTGCTTTAGCAATAGGCCGTTCTGATTTTAATATCATTCGAATTCCATTAGATGGATCGGAACCAGAACTATTTATAGCTTCTTCTCGAAATGAATCATCCATTTCATACTCGGATAATGGGAATAAATCCATATACATCACTAATCGTAATGGAGAAGATGAAATCTGGTTAAGAAAAAATGAAGAAGATGTCAGGCCGCTTATAGGCAAACAAGATTTTCCTGAGGCAGAAAGATTTACAATTGCATATGCAAATCTCTCTCCAGACGGCACTCGATTAGCTTTCAGAATCCACGATAATAGCGGTTTTAGAATTTATGTTGTTTCTACTGAGGGCGGTAAACCGACTCGGTTAAATGCTGAACTAATTACATCCTGGTCCCCCGACAGTAAGTGTTTAGTAACTTTAGATCCAGGTGGTCTGGCAATTGTAAAAGTAGGTGACCCGGAAGGAAAATTTATCCTTCCTAATACTAAGGATTTCGCAGGCTGGGTGTATTGGTCTCCCGATGGAAAATGGATTTACTACCGACAGAGCGGAAGAGAAAATTTAATTCTGGTTTCAACAGATGGTAAAACGAAAAAAGTGATTCCAATTCCAGGCATTAATGTTGTCGGTTTGGTGGTCTGGCCTAAAGGAGGTTCTATTCTTTATGGAGTTACGCAGAGAAGTTTATGCTCTATTGATATCAATTGAGGTAAATGCAAAATAATAAAAGAATACAAAAATATTCGAAGTTATAGTACTAGGTGGAATGCTTCCTTATTTGCTTGTTTAACTCCTGACGGCAAAAACATAGTAACAACAGCCTATGATTATAAATCTGATATCTGGATACTTGAAGGATTTCCACAGAAATAAAATTTTGTGAGGATTGAGTGGTTGGTAAAATAATTTCACACTATAAGATTTTAGAAAAACTCGGTGAAGGCGGGATGGGTGTTGTCTACAAGGCAGAAGACACCAAGCTCAAACGCATTGTAGCCTTAAAGTTCTTACCTCATCACCTATCAATTTCTAATGAAGATAATGCGCGCTTACTAAATGAAGCGCAGATGACCGCAAAATTAAATCACCCGCACATCTGTACTATTTATGATATTGAAGAAGCGGATGAAGAAAAATTTATTGTGATGGAATTTGTTGACGGTGTAACGCTCAGAACGAAAATGAAAGAAACTGTTTTGAGATTCGAAGAAGCTATAAACTACGCAACACAAATAGGAGAGGCATTAGAAGAAGCACATGCGCAGGGAATTATCCACCGGGATATCAAACCTGATAACATAATGATCAACAGCAAGAACCAAATAAAGGTAATGGATTTTGGAATTGCTAAGCTGAAAGAAGGATTAGGCGTTACACGAACGATGAGCACTTCCGGTACACTCTCATATATGGCTCCTGAACAATTATCAAATTCAGCAATTGATGGTAGAGTGGATATATTTTCTTTAGGCATTCTTCTTTATGAAATGCTATCGAGCAAACTGCCATTCAGGGGAGATCATCAGGCGGCAATGATCTACTCGATACTAAATGAGGAACCGGAGCCGATAAATAAATATTTATCAGAAGTTCCGTCGGAAATGCTTCATGTGCTTAACCGCGCGTTGGAAAAAGATCCTGAAGACCGGTATCAGAACGTTCATGATATGGTAATTGATCTAAGAAGGCTGAAAAAACAAACGGGCGGAGTTACACACCATACTACAACCCATGAACATTTTGAGAATATAACTGAACCAACTACAAAATCATTTGGATTTTTACGCAGCAAATCCAAAAAACAATTAGCGGTTATTTTGTTATTTGTTCTTTTAATTGTTTGTGCAGTTGTTGCTGTCTTATTTATTTCACGCGGACCACAATTAAATCCCGATATGAAATCACAAGTAATAACTCTACCATTTCAAAGTGTCAGGTATGCAACAATGTCGAAAGATGGAAACTGGGTGGTATTTCCTGCTGCTGATGATAAAGGAAAATTTGATATTTACATGATGAACCTTTCTCAAGGTCAACCGAGAAAAGTTACAAATGATTTCAGTGTTAGTATTCCTAATGCAACGATTTCCCCTGATGCAAATACAATTTTATTTACACGTTATAATTATAATACAAATCTTAATGAAATTATTAGCGTTTCCTCATCAGGCGGTTCCGAGAGAGTTATATTGGAAAATGCAACTGTCGCAGATTGGCGAACAGATGGTCAACGAATTCTATTTTTAATCAGAAAGTTGATAACATATAACCGGAGGGTTTTAGAATGCTGGAGTTCCAAACCAGATGGATTAGATCGCCGATTTGAATTTGCCGACACCTTTGCAAACAGAATTGGTTACCGCAATGCATTCAATTATTCATCTGATGGGAGATCAATTGTCTGGACAAAAAATTTTAAAGAGGGGTATTGCGAATTAATGATTCGGGATTTAGAAAAAGGAACGGATCGTCAACTAACCTTCGATAAAAAATTTGCCGATGACCCAATATGGGCTCCAAATGATCAAATCATCTATTCATCAAACAGAAATGGAAATATCAATTTATGGATAATTTCTGCTTCCGGTGGAGAAGCTGCACAACTAACACGGGGAAGCGGCCATGACATGAGAATGGGTATTACTAGTGACGGAAAAAGATTATTGTACTCGGAGATTCATGAAAATATTGGTCAGATCAAACTTGGGAATTTAAATAATGGCAGTATACAGCAGCTAACTTTTGACGACCGTGCACGGGCGAATCCGTCATTTTCGCCCGATGGGAAAGAGATTGTATTTATTGCTCAAGAACTGGATGACATTAGCTACATCCGCAATATATATGTAATGAATAAAGACGGAAGTAATGTGCGTAAATTGACGGATGATGTTTCTTTCAAAAATTATCCAACTTGGTCTGCAGATAAAAAATGGATAATATATGCTGCCCGTCCGACAAATGAGCCCTTAGATTCAATGAGAGTATATTTAATTCAAGCAGATAAACCAGGTCCGCCAAGAATGGTGGGATATGGATTCGGGCCTCTTTGGTTTAACGAGAAAGAGTTTACATTTGTTAAATTATCACTAACAACATATAAGGGTTCAGTTGATTCTAAAGAAGTTCAAAGATTTTCAGAAGATTCTATTGTTGTAAGACCTATTTTAAATGGGAAATATGTATCAATTGGTGATAACCGCACCGCACAAAAAAGATTATATACAAACTCAATGACTTCTTACAAATTATCAGGTATAAAAAATGCAAAACCACTTTATCTTTTTAGAGATCTTATTTATTCTTTTATTGCTTCAACCACCGAATTCTATTATAGGCGCAAAGGGTCAGAAAATGAATTACGAAAAATCACTTTTCCTGACCTAAGCGATTTACAAGTGAATTTTGATTTTAATGGTTTAGCACCAACTTACGATTTTAATTTAAGCAACGACGGAAAAGAGATTGTCTATGTTCAAAGTTACTGGAAAGTAAAGTATATTATTTTAGATAACATTTTTAAATGAGTATGATCGGTAAAACAATTTCACATTACAGAATCACAGAAAAATTAGGCGGCGGGGGAATGGGAGTAGTTTATAAAGCCGAAGATATTAAACTTCACAGAACAGTCGCATTAAAATTTTTACCTCCGGAATTAACCCGAAACGAAGATGCTAAAAAAAGATTTTTTCAAGAAGCTCAAGCCGCATCTTCTCTCCAGCACAATAATGTTTGTACAATTCATGATATAGATGAAACGGAAGATGGGCAAATATTCATCTGCATGGCATGTTATGAAGGCGAAACACTTAGACAGAAAATTGTGAATGGAAAATTGCGAATTGAAGAAATAATTGATTATTCAAAACAAATTGCTGAAGGTTTGCAAAAAGCGCATGAGAATGGAATCATCCATAGAGATATAAAACCGGAAAATATTTTCATTACTAAAGACGGCGTCATAAAAATTTTGGATTTTGGTCTTGCAAAATTGTCTGCTTCCACGATGGTAACAAAAATCAATGAGACAGTTGGAACAGCTTCATATATGTCGCCCGAACAGGCAAGCGGTACTCAAGTTGATCACCGCACGGACATCTGGGCTCTTGGTGTCATTCTTTTCGAAATACTGACAGGCGGACTTCCTTTCAAAAGTGATTATGAACAAGCTATGATTTACTCAATTTTACATGAGCATCCGTCACAAAATTTATATTCGCAGAAAAATGTTCCGGGGTATTTAATTAATTTGTGTTATAGCATGCTTTCAAAAAATCCGGAAAATCGTCCTCACGATATGAAGGAAGTTATAAAATCACTTACTATGTTTGAACCCACTCTGCGCAAAAATCTGAATGTCATTTCATTAAGATCATTTAGAAAACACAAAAATAAAATCTTAGCGTCGTTGGCATTTATTTCACTATTAATCATAGGAATATGGTATACATCTAAAACGCCTGTGACAGTTGATTCAATAAGTAAAACAGCTATCGCAGTGGATCCGACAAAAAATTCTCAAATAAATCTATGCGTCATTCCATTACTGAACAACGATGAACAAGATAATAGTATTAAAGATTGGCCCAAGAGAATCCAATCTATAGTTGCGAATTATTTGGTAGCACTTGGGATTTATGATCCGTATAGCTTGAATGGTTTATTGGAAAGTACTTTCGGTTCGTCTAATCCTACACGAACACCGAACTTATATAAACTTATATCAGGAACATCAAATTACTTAGTTGACGGTCAAATATCTAAAGAAAACGTTGGTTACCGAATAGAGTTGAGGTTAATGAATCCTGCGGATCGCAAAAGTCTCCATTCATTTAATTCTAATGTAAAAGAGCAGAAAGATCTTATCGCTACGGTTTCAAGTCTTTCAAAAGATATTTATAATTTTTTTATACTGTACGTTTTGCAGTCTACCGAGAAAAAAATAATTGAGCCGTGGATTCAACATGGGACAGAAAATTTAGAAGCGCACGGTGAATTCATGAAAGCGTATAAAATGATTTATGATATGCAGCCCGGCAGTGAAATACATCTTAGAAAAGCAATTGCTCTCGATTCAACCTTCATTTCGCCGAGGATTTGGTTGATACCGACATTGTCTGATAAAAATGATCTCAAGGAGATACGGAAACAATTAAATGCGCTTAAAAAACTTGAAGCGACCGCGGATCCATTTGACCGTGCAATGATTGAGTGGGCTGGAGCTTTTGTTAAACATGACCTTGAAAAACAGGTTCAGTCATTATCAAAAGCTTTAACTTATTCAGAAAATAATAATATTTTATTGATTAATCTGGCAGATGATAGATACTATCTGAACGATTTGTCTGGCGCACTCGATGCTATTAATAAGATTCTGAAATCAAAATGGAACTACCCTCCGTTGTACCCTCTTTACGCTAAATGTTTTATTAGACAGAATAATCTTTCTGAAGCCAAACGCGTTCTTAAAGAATCACTCGATCTGAAAGTTGTAGACTCGGAAGTATATCTTTTGCTTTCATCTTTAGCTTCAATTGAAAATAACAGCACAGAATCTTCCAAATTCGAAAATGAATATGATAGAAAAATCCGTGAATCAGGAGCGAGCACTGCTTCCAGTGTATCAGTATTATCCGAGCATGGTGAAATGTTTTTGAGTATTAAAAAATATGATCGCGCAGAATGGCTCTACCGTAAAGCAAATTCATTAGTCCCTAAAAATTCTGATGTCCAATTCGGTTTAATAAATATCCTTATTGTTAGGAATAAACTTTCAGAAGCTGAATTGGAAATAAGTAAAGTTCTTCCCGCTAACCATAAGAATTCTCGCTTTTATAAATTAATGAGTGAATTTTATCGAAAGTCGGGCAAGAAATTAAAAGCAGTTGAAAGTCTTAATACTGCATTGTTATTCAGTCGCTCGGATGAAGAGAGTAAATATCTACGGCAAAAAATTGATTCATTAAAAAAATTGCCGGATTAATAACAAATTAAATATCGGAGGAAAAAATGCTACAGAATCTTACTTACTTTGATGTTCTTAAAAAAGCTTATTATGACGATGATTTTTGGCATATGCTGATTGCAAAACCAGCCCATGCTCTTGACAAATATGGAATCTCTTTAAATGTAGATGATGAAGAAAAACTTTTCTCTGCTTTGAAGGACTTCTCGCTTGTCCTAGCTTTTGATAGGTATAGGAGACCCAAGCTTAAAATACCACCGACGGATAATATTACGGGATGGGATTGTAAAGTTCCGTGGGGTCAAACATAATTGACCTTGGTGAAAATTACTCGGCTAATATTAAAAATAAGCAGGAGAAGTTATGGCAACAATCCTTCAAGTGCTGAATAGGGCGCTCAAAGATGAAAAATTTTGGGACCAGCTTTTAGTAGATTCGAAAAAAGCGCTCGACTCTGCGAATTTTAAATTGTCTCAAGAAGATCTTATTTATTTAATGGACCGCATTCATGATCCGGTCACTGTTGTGAAGTTTGAAAGACGCAGACATGAATCACCGGCACCGAAAGAGGTATTAGTAAATCGTAAAATGAGTAAAATTTCCAAATCTGAAACAGCTGAGAATGAGTTTCTTGACAGTGAAGAAATAAGAGTTCCTTGGAGCTGAAGCAATTTGAAAATGTAAAAAATTTCGCGTGCACACTAAGATGTAAAAGATGCTGAATGTTTTCGTTTAATACTCGTCTAGAGAAAAAAGCCGGTTTGTGGCCTAAAGAGCAAACTGAACTGCTGAATGATTATTTAAAATCATCAAACGTTTATTTGCTGCGGAATAGTATTACGCACAAACTAAAAGAATTACCTTATTGGATCTCTCTCCCTTGCTGGATACACTATAAATGGAAAACGGAGAATCTCTTACGTGTGCAATATTCTCTTGAGGATCTACTCTGGGCTCAATTTTGCGTTTACCTTAGCATTAAAATCGGCGATGACGAACTGGATGGTCAGACTAATATTACCTCTTCCGGATCCATTTCTAAATTATTATTAACCGAAGCCGAATTTACACTTTCAAATTATTTTGCCCCATCGGCAAATTTTTGGAAATACTATCATGATTATCTCATTGAGACTAATTCAGCAATTAGCAGTGTAAATGAACTGCAGCATAATTGGTCTTTAGAAACCGATCAGTTGGAAAAAGAATATTATTTGCTTTCTTCAGCTTTGAAGATCGCTACTCTTGCAATATTTTCAGTTAACAAAAAGCAAGATGAATTTGAGCCTGCGGATAATTATCTAGACGAGATGTCAACCGGGGGACAAATACTTGATGATTTTTTAGATTATGAAGAAGATTTACATTCCGGTAAATTGAATTATGCAGCGCGAATATTGCTGAGTGGTTTTCACGAAAATTTTTCGCAAGTAAAAATATTAGAAAAAATCATTGAGTCGATAATTCGTACAAACAACCATAAAATTATTTTTGATCTCGTCCGGTCTCATTATAATAAAGCCCACGATGCTGCTATGGTCTACCATTTGGTAAAAGAAGATAAATATCATTCTGTAGAATTAATGCGCTTGAACAAACATCAAAATAAAATTCATCATGATAGAGTTCGTTTAGTTCTCGGAGATCTAATGTGATTCTGTTCTGAGTTCTACGCGTCTTAAAATGTAAACGAGTGTTGCAGCTTCTGAAAAGTCGATTATTCCTTAGTGCATCTAAGATCAGCAAAGTCCTCACGCTGAAGAGGACTTTGCTGAAAATATGGAAACAGCTACTTCATTAATATAAATTTTTTGGTTGCGGTAAAAGAACCGGCGGTTAATTGATAGAAATAAACACCGGAAGGTAATTGATAATTTTGAATTGAGAATGTCGAATTATAGCTGCCGGCAGATTTAAACTCATCGACAAGTGTAGCGACTTCTTCTCCAAGTAAATCGAATACTTTTAAAGTAACATTACTTCCAACCGGTATCTGATAACTGATGTTAGTACTTGGATTGAATGGGTTTGGATAATTTTGTCCGAGAGAATAACCAGTAGGAATAGCCGTACTTTCTTCAACAAAAGTAACATTATCGGATGTTAAAATATAGTAGCTGGCAATCTGACTATTAGAAAAAGTAATTGTGTTTGTAGAGTGATTAATTACAGCGTTGATAATTGTTGTCCATTGATTAGTCTGGTTGTTCCAGTATTTTACTCTCAAACTGTTTTTATCAATGTGGTAAGCTTGTATTTGTTTATCGTCGAAATGGAATTGAATATTTCCGTTAGCGCCAAAGTTCATCATTCCGCCACATCCGCCATTCTGCATCATTCCATTGGAACCGTTTGAATTGAATATGCCCATTTCGTAACCCTTAAATATATTCTGTCCTTTACCGTTCGGCATATTGTAAGGATTCAGTTCAAGCATTCGCGCAAACATGGAATCCGACATCATCCCGCCCATATTCCAACCGCTGCCCATCATCATAAAATCTTTATCATCAAATGGATTTGTGACTTTATCATTGGAATTATTTTTGCGCATCCAACCACCGCCGAAATTATTTCCTATTAAAACCGGATCTCTCCACACTTTGCCGTTTATTTGATAAACTATAACAACGCTTAAACCATTTGTCGCTTGCAATTTTCCGCCAACGATTGTTACGTTATCTCCGTTGTTAGGTCTCGTTGCACCGGTGCTCGATTCATACCACCATGGACCGAAGTTCAAAAAGTAATCCGGCTCTCCATCATTATTCTCATCTAAATAGTAGTGATCCATAAAATAAGTTGTATCTACCAATACTCTTCCGGATAAAGTTACATCTTGCGGTTTGGTTCCGCTTGCGCCAAAAGCATAACCGCTGCAATTACCAGCATGCTGCCCCATCATGTGTGTATTGTTTCCAAAGTCATTCCACATCGGGTCGAATGGATCTCGCCACAATAATCCATCAATTTTATAAACAATAATCATGGGAAGTCCATTCATATTCAATGAAGTGTTCATCTGACCGCCGATGATAGTTATTTGATCTCCCGTTTTTGGTCTTACTGCTGTAGAATTATCCGGTGTATACCAGATGGGACCAAAGTTAAGATAGCAGTCATTTGTGTTATCACCGTTTATATCGAGATAGTAAATTGGCATTGGAAGAGATGTATCTACGGTTACTTTACCCGAGAGAGTGATCTGTGCTAATGTATCTGGAAACATAAATCCCATTCCGCCGCTTCTCATTCCTTGCGCAGAAAGAGATATGACTGACAGAAACATGAACAGTAAAAATATATTTATATTTTTTTTCATCTTATATCCTAATTATTATTTCGTATTAAATACTTACTCTTATTTATAATTATCATTTCAACCAGAACCGTTAAGAAATATCAAAATATCACGACAATTTTTTTAGAAAGCTGTTTGTAAAGTTATCTAAAGTACTCCATGTTAGATAACTAATAATGAAATTAGGTTCCCCTAGAATCAATATTCTTTTAATAATACTTGGTTATCCCATCGCCGTTTTTCGGTAGTTGTAAACAATAGCCGAGCGTCAACGTCGTCCACGCTCACGAAGCCATATCCCAATACGAGTTATTAACATGCCGACAATCCCACCGAAAATCATAGTTACACCAAGAGTATCGTGCCAGTCGCCCATCGGAGTCATTAAAAGCATTGAACCTCCAACCACTAAAGCCGCGAAAGCGATTGCGCCAGTTAATCTTCCAAGATTGTGACTTAGTCGACTTCCCAAAGCCTCGAGAGACGGTGCTTGCACACGACCAAGATTACCATCTGCGATATGCCGGAGGATACGGCGTGTATCGCTAGGGGCGTCATTTATTAAGCGCTCCATTTCACGGGCAAACTTTGTTGTCTTTTCCTTTATCCTTGCAAGTGAAAAATGTTTCGCAGTCAGACGTGATATCTCAACGCGAAATGATTTCATATAATTATGTTGAGGTGCGAGTTCGCTCATTAGAGATTCCAGAAGAACGAACGCACGAGTCAGTAAGAAAAACTCACTTGGATTATGAACACCATTTCGGCTGCCGGCATTCAGTAATGACTCAAATGCATCGCCGATTGAAATATCTTCCGGACCGTTCTTGTGCATTTCATAAAGCGTAGCTTTTATATCGACTAACAATGCTGCCTGGTTGACTTCCTCACTTGCAGGTGCCATCTCGAGATATGCCTCTGTTGCAGCACGCGCATCGCTTTTGACAACAGATTCGAGCAGGAGTATCAAGGACTCACGCATTGATTCATCAAGATCGCCGGTCATTCCGAAATCGAGAAGAGAGAGCCGCCCGTCCGGAAGAACAAAGACATTGCCCGGATGCGGATCGGCATGAAACAAGCCTTCTTCGAAGATCGATTGCAGCATCAGTTTTACCAATGTATTAATCACCCGAGGCATTGCTTTCGGATTCGACTTTGCATAAAGGTCCACCCTTTGGCCGGCGGAATAATCCATTGTAAGAACAGTTTTCCTCGAATACTCAGCAACGACATCAGGAATCCAAAGACCTTTAACATCTGCTAAGGCGGTGCGAAGTAGTACTATTGAACGCGATTCAATGCTGAAGTCGATTTCCTTATTCAGACTATTTGCAAATTCATGTACCACAACAGGGAGATCAAGTGCACGTAAACGCGGGAAGAATTTTTCTCCCAGATTTACAAGGTACTTCATTGCTGCAATATCTCTTGAGATTATTTGTTTAAGGTCGGGTCGTTGAACTTTCACTGCCACGTGTCGACCGGTGTGCATTGTGGCTTCATGGACTTGCGCAATTGAT is a genomic window containing:
- a CDS encoding T9SS type A sorting domain-containing protein is translated as MKKNINIFLLFMFLSVISLSAQGMRSGGMGFMFPDTLAQITLSGKVTVDTSLPMPIYYLDINGDNTNDCYLNFGPIWYTPDNSTAVRPKTGDQITIIGGQMNTSLNMNGLPMIIVYKIDGLLWRDPFDPMWNDFGNNTHMMGQHAGNCSGYAFGASGTKPQDVTLSGRVLVDTTYFMDHYYLDENNDGEPDYFLNFGPWWYESSTGATRPNNGDNVTIVGGKLQATNGLSVVIVYQINGKVWRDPVLIGNNFGGGWMRKNNSNDKVTNPFDDKDFMMMGSGWNMGGMMSDSMFARMLELNPYNMPNGKGQNIFKGYEMGIFNSNGSNGMMQNGGCGGMMNFGANGNIQFHFDDKQIQAYHIDKNSLRVKYWNNQTNQWTTIINAVINHSTNTITFSNSQIASYYILTSDNVTFVEESTAIPTGYSLGQNYPNPFNPSTNISYQIPVGSNVTLKVFDLLGEEVATLVDEFKSAGSYNSTFSIQNYQLPSGVYFYQLTAGSFTATKKFILMK
- a CDS encoding AarF/UbiB family protein, which codes for MAVTSDSEKISFLRAAPRLTQIMRVLVRHKFLRSLFGKKHLPPPKELRKTFEELGLTFIKFGQVLAMRHDLLPAAYIDELELLHDHLPPMGIKTVRARIEFELGSPLITLFSSFSETPLAAASIAQVHEATMHTGRHVAVKVQRPDLKQIISRDIAAMKYLVNLGEKFFPRLRALDLPVVVHEFANSLNKEIDFSIESRSIVLLRTALADVKGLWIPDVVAEYSRKTVLTMDYSAGQRVDLYAKSNPKAMPRVINTLVKLMLQSIFEEGLFHADPHPGNVFVLPDGRLSLLDFGMTGDLDESMRESLILLLESVVKSDARAATEAYLEMAPASEEVNQAALLVDIKATLYEMHKNGPEDISIGDAFESLLNAGSRNGVHNPSEFFLLTRAFVLLESLMSELAPQHNYMKSFRVEISRLTAKHFSLARIKEKTTKFAREMERLINDAPSDTRRILRHIADGNLGRVQAPSLEALGSRLSHNLGRLTGAIAFAALVVGGSMLLMTPMGDWHDTLGVTMIFGGIVGMLITRIGIWLRERGRR